A genome region from Solanum pennellii chromosome 12, SPENNV200 includes the following:
- the LOC107006317 gene encoding uncharacterized protein LOC107006317 gives MLSYALLGYRTTIRTSTGATPYLLVYGTTIIPAEVEIPSLTIIQDVEFSNAEWRMIRAFHKRVIARTFEIGQLVLKHIFPHQDEYKGKFAPNWQGPYMVRKSIIWRCSGPVGYGCTAWPKPINSDAVKRYYM, from the exons ATGTTGTCATATGCTTTATTGGGTTATCGGACGACTATCAGAACGTCGACTGGAGCTACCCCATACTTGCTAGTATATGGAACAACAATCATACCGGCTGAAGTGGAGATACCATCTTTGACAATTATTCAAGATGTTGAGTTTAGTAATGCTGAATGG AGAATGATTCGTGCTTTCCACAAAAGAGTCATAGCTAGAACTTTTGAAATTGGTCAGTTGGTCCTTAAGcacatttttcctcatcaagacgagtacaaaggaaaatttGCACCAAACTGGCAAGGTCCTTACATGGTTCGTAAAAGTATTATATGGAGGTGCTCTGGTCCTGTCGGATATGGATGCACCGCATGGCCGAAACCAATCAACTCAGAcgctgtcaagagatactacatGTGA